From Rhododendron vialii isolate Sample 1 chromosome 10a, ASM3025357v1, the proteins below share one genomic window:
- the LOC131304163 gene encoding peroxidase 55-like, translating to MRERERERERERDMEAWRGMCYAMVMILVIGIGDGQLADNFYSSSCPNVESIVKQTVSTKFNQTFVTIPATLRLFFHDCFVEGADASIMISSPNGDAEKDAPDNLSLAGDGFDTVIKAKAAVEAVCPGIVSCADILAMAARDVVVLAGGPSFNVELGRLDGLISKASNVPGNLPEPFFNLDQLNALFAKNNLTQLDMIALSGAHTLGFSHCGRFANRLFNFSTSSQADPSLNTTYSQQLMQACPQNVDPRIAVDLDPVTPQTFDNVYYKNLVAGKGLLTSDEVLFTNPASQPTVNDFANNPNDFNAAFVTAMRKLGRCGVKSGSQGEIRKDCTAFNS from the exons atgagagagagagagagagagagagagagagagagagatatggaagCATGGAGAGGGATGTGTTATGCAATGGTGATGATCTTGGTCATTGGGATAGGGGACGGGCAATTAGCAGATAATTTCTACAGCTCGAGTTGTCCGAACGTGGAAAGCATTGTGAAGCAGACTGTATCTACAAAGTTTAACCAGACTTTCGTCACCATTCCGGCCACCCTTCGTCTATTTTTCCACGACTGCTTCGTTGAG GGAGCTGATGCCTCAATTATGATATCATCACCAAACGGAGATGCAGAAAAGGATGCTCCAGATAATCTCTCCCTCGCCGGAGATGGCTTTGACACTGTAATCAAGGCAAAAGCAGCCGTAGAAGCAGTATGCCCCGGCATAGTATCATGTGCCGACATCTTGGCCATGGCTGCCAGGGATGTTGTAGTCCTG GCCGGAGGTCCTTCGTTCAATGTAGAATTGGGCCGTCTCGACGGACTCATATCTAAGGCATCTAACGTTCCCGGAAACCTGCCAGAGCCCTTTTTCAATCTCGACCAACTCAATGCCCTCTTTGCCAAGAACAACCTCACTCAACTTGACATGATCGCACTGTCCGGGGCTCACACCCTCGGCTTCTCCCACTGCGGCCGCTTTGCAAATCGACTCTTCAACTTCTCCACATCCTCTCAAGCAGACCCGTCTCTGAACACAACCTATTCCCAGCAGCTGATGCAAGCGTGTCCTCAGAACGTGGACCCTCGAATCGCGGTCGACTTAGATCCTGTGACCCCACAAACTTTCGACAACGTTTATTACAAGAATCTGGTTGCAGGGAAGGGGTTGTTGACTTCAGATGAAGTGCTCTTCACTAACCCAGCATCTCAGCCCACTGTCAACGATTTCGCTAATAATCCGAATGACTTTAACGCAGCCTTCGTCACTGCAATGAGAAAGCTTGGCCGTTGCGGAGTCAAAAGCGGTAGTCAAGGAGAGATAAGAAAAGACTGCACGGCCTTCAATTCATAA